One segment of Fimbriimonadales bacterium DNA contains the following:
- a CDS encoding GAF domain-containing protein — protein MYEFACRLVAAIGLFAVSRWFGQPPMEIAWIIGVLTATYAAVAFLVESKKKTNPAFAGLVAGLDSLAISAALAYSGWLHFFGLIVVAPLVYAVAKRGSNPLATGAIAAAALVFANAMAIGTLEDPIAFAQSAGILIVALFANSPRIVVRPKTIQQMIAELAEPAIENSTQALIELREKYRRLAREYRELERKSRVDRLGTKVLLGRAHAGGALSDVMNQVREMMRAEGIILFTKNQLGDRFIVNEKAGRVPKDSITLSIPIQPNDSAQKLQLRINEAIASSQKDYAEELSFCSVLLTLHGKLIGILTLFIKDSHELEDLRRRAEEASEVIARVIVDEREHAGILRKLRESELLYEIACRIDGAATVTDLSRRVVQVLKDILPECDISIYKLQDEKPTLMAREGRVIKLFETLLYQPEGIEGWLRGGGKPIFAYSASNHPDIHPAEAAKLRVGSYFLVPIAEGDQIIGFISVSSRTEGALGKEDAKTLTDVATEFAHTLSVLRESKKKGSTGLLSVTEFQKEMMEISNRGGCIVYIEPLRFRELENELGKHTIELAARQLGLLIHRHSPRTARICRKSDYSYIVLLPDTTLQEAQEWANHIMTLAAMRSYDSYTERTPVPLAVRARPADLNARIEDFQKTSIAHEAEISKEAA, from the coding sequence ATGTACGAGTTCGCCTGTCGTCTTGTCGCGGCAATCGGGTTATTTGCCGTCTCCAGATGGTTCGGTCAACCCCCCATGGAGATCGCTTGGATAATCGGTGTGCTGACTGCCACCTATGCGGCGGTTGCATTTCTCGTGGAATCGAAGAAGAAAACGAATCCGGCATTTGCGGGATTAGTTGCTGGATTGGACTCTCTCGCCATCTCCGCTGCTCTCGCGTACTCAGGATGGCTACATTTCTTCGGGCTTATTGTTGTCGCACCGCTGGTTTATGCTGTAGCGAAACGAGGCAGTAACCCGTTAGCGACCGGCGCAATTGCTGCAGCCGCATTAGTATTTGCAAATGCGATGGCAATAGGAACCTTGGAAGACCCGATTGCCTTCGCGCAATCTGCGGGAATTTTGATCGTTGCACTTTTTGCGAATAGTCCGCGTATTGTCGTTCGCCCGAAAACGATTCAGCAAATGATTGCCGAACTCGCAGAGCCTGCGATAGAAAACAGTACGCAAGCGCTCATCGAATTAAGAGAGAAATACCGGCGATTAGCTCGTGAATACAGGGAGTTAGAGAGAAAGTCGCGCGTAGACCGTTTAGGCACGAAGGTTTTATTAGGTCGCGCGCATGCTGGGGGGGCTTTGTCAGACGTCATGAATCAGGTTCGAGAGATGATGCGTGCCGAAGGAATTATTTTGTTTACGAAGAACCAATTAGGCGATAGATTTATCGTAAACGAAAAAGCGGGACGCGTTCCGAAAGACTCGATTACTTTGAGCATACCCATTCAACCCAACGATAGCGCACAAAAACTTCAACTCAGAATAAACGAAGCGATTGCTTCTTCGCAGAAGGATTATGCAGAAGAACTTTCCTTCTGCAGTGTTCTTCTGACACTTCACGGAAAGTTAATCGGAATTTTGACTTTATTCATCAAAGATTCTCATGAACTCGAAGACCTTCGTCGGCGAGCGGAAGAAGCATCCGAAGTCATTGCACGTGTCATCGTAGACGAACGAGAGCATGCTGGCATTCTTCGCAAGTTGCGGGAATCGGAGTTGCTTTATGAAATCGCATGCCGAATAGACGGCGCTGCCACAGTAACGGATTTGTCTCGCCGTGTCGTGCAGGTTTTGAAAGACATCCTTCCCGAGTGCGATATTTCGATCTATAAGTTGCAGGATGAAAAACCTACACTCATGGCAAGAGAAGGGCGTGTGATAAAACTTTTCGAGACATTATTGTATCAACCAGAAGGAATAGAGGGTTGGCTTCGTGGGGGGGGAAAACCCATTTTTGCGTATTCTGCGTCGAATCATCCCGATATTCACCCCGCAGAGGCGGCGAAATTGCGTGTGGGTAGTTATTTTCTCGTTCCGATTGCCGAAGGAGACCAAATTATCGGGTTTATCAGCGTCTCTTCGCGAACGGAAGGTGCGCTCGGTAAGGAGGATGCAAAAACTCTTACCGATGTCGCTACCGAGTTCGCGCATACGTTGAGTGTTCTGCGTGAAAGTAAAAAGAAAGGTTCCACTGGTTTGCTCTCCGTTACAGAATTTCAAAAAGAAATGATGGAAATTTCCAATCGGGGGGGCTGCATCGTTTATATCGAACCGTTGCGCTTTCGAGAACTCGAAAACGAACTCGGAAAACATACGATCGAATTGGCTGCTCGCCAATTAGGGTTATTGATTCATCGTCATTCTCCCCGAACAGCGCGCATTTGCCGCAAATCCGATTATAGTTATATCGTTTTGTTACCCGATACGACTCTGCAAGAAGCGCAAGAATGGGCGAATCACATCATGACTCTCGCCGCCATGCGCAGTTACGATTCTTACACGGAAAGGACTCCGGTTCCTCTCGCCGTTCGTGCGCGTCCAGCGGATTTGAATGCGCGAATCGAAGATTTTCAGAAAACTTCTATCGCTCACGAGGCGGAAATCTCGAAAGAAGCTGCTTAG
- a CDS encoding BON domain-containing protein, whose translation MTGMTWVAVVALLLYAFVTGCEDMQGDNIAKESPSLEKPPAQKESETSTKQAYEKGLEIGKQMTYKQGSEATQELADAIIRGKVHAGLKVAEVDRSGFEVIVKNGVIELKGKAASEIQKAKAEGVAVGVIGDEKKVKNNLTIEGDS comes from the coding sequence ATGACGGGAATGACTTGGGTAGCGGTGGTCGCTCTTTTGTTATACGCATTCGTAACCGGTTGCGAGGACATGCAAGGCGACAATATCGCAAAGGAAAGCCCTTCCTTGGAAAAGCCCCCCGCTCAAAAAGAAAGCGAAACTTCCACGAAACAGGCTTACGAGAAAGGGCTCGAAATCGGAAAACAAATGACGTACAAACAGGGGAGTGAAGCGACTCAAGAATTGGCAGACGCCATCATCAGGGGAAAAGTGCATGCTGGTCTAAAAGTCGCAGAAGTAGACAGAAGCGGATTCGAGGTGATTGTCAAAAACGGAGTAATCGAACTGAAAGGAAAAGCCGCTTCGGAAATTCAGAAAGCGAAAGCCGAAGGAGTTGCAGTCGGTGTTATCGGAGACGAAAAAAAAGTAAAGAATAACTTAACGATCGAAGGTGATTCATAG
- a CDS encoding carboxypeptidase M32 has translation MSSLEKLKEKLREVKRLGESVGVLHWDMQCYMPPGGAQARSEQVSILSRLIHEKFTSDEIGKLIEEAAKEVEGLPYEHEDAALVRVAKRNYDREVKVPSELVAEEAQTTSLAHEVWVNARKHNDYPSFQPWLEKIVDIERQIAEHRGYREQAYDALMDPYEPGTTTSEVETIFNELKPGLVQLVRAISESGIEIDDSILKRKYDIKKQEEVTLDIVKRLGYDFHRGRQDRAPHPFCTTLGGGDVRITTRFDENFLSGSVFASMHEAGHALYEQGLPEKYDGTLLFEACSLGFHESQSRLWENQVGRSREFIEFYFPFLKEKFPESLGDASEEQFYKAANKVTPSFIRVEADEVTYNLHIMLRFELEKEMIAGRINFKELPDIWNAKMKEYLGIVPSNDAEGVLQDVHWSGGSIGYFPTYTLGNLIAAQLWSKIKNEIPDIREQIRKGQFASLLEWLRKNVHVHANIYLPKELIRKVTGEGISTKPLLSYLHEKFDPIYGLA, from the coding sequence ATGAGTTCCTTAGAAAAACTGAAAGAAAAATTGCGCGAAGTCAAGCGTTTAGGAGAAAGCGTCGGTGTATTGCATTGGGACATGCAATGTTACATGCCGCCAGGGGGGGCTCAGGCGAGGTCTGAGCAAGTCAGTATCCTTTCTCGCCTCATCCATGAAAAATTCACTTCGGATGAAATCGGAAAACTCATCGAAGAGGCGGCAAAGGAAGTGGAAGGACTGCCTTATGAACATGAAGACGCTGCTCTCGTGCGAGTGGCGAAAAGAAATTACGACCGCGAAGTAAAAGTTCCCAGCGAACTCGTTGCCGAAGAAGCACAAACCACTTCGCTTGCTCATGAAGTATGGGTGAACGCGCGAAAACACAACGATTATCCGTCCTTCCAACCCTGGTTAGAGAAAATCGTAGATATCGAAAGGCAAATTGCCGAACATCGAGGTTATCGAGAACAAGCCTACGATGCGCTCATGGACCCTTATGAGCCAGGCACGACTACTTCCGAAGTCGAAACGATTTTCAATGAACTCAAACCGGGTCTCGTCCAACTCGTTCGAGCCATCAGTGAATCAGGAATCGAAATTGACGATTCGATTCTAAAACGAAAATATGACATCAAAAAACAAGAGGAAGTTACTTTGGATATCGTGAAGCGGCTCGGTTATGATTTTCATCGAGGCAGACAGGACCGCGCTCCGCATCCGTTTTGCACTACACTCGGTGGGGGGGATGTCAGAATCACGACACGATTCGATGAAAACTTTCTATCAGGAAGCGTTTTCGCTTCGATGCACGAAGCCGGACATGCTCTCTATGAACAAGGTCTTCCCGAAAAATACGATGGCACGTTGTTGTTCGAAGCCTGCTCTTTAGGATTTCACGAGAGTCAATCGCGACTTTGGGAAAACCAAGTCGGCAGAAGCAGAGAATTTATCGAGTTTTATTTTCCCTTTTTGAAAGAAAAATTTCCGGAATCATTGGGGGACGCTTCGGAAGAGCAATTTTATAAAGCGGCGAACAAAGTCACCCCTTCCTTCATTCGAGTGGAAGCGGACGAGGTGACCTACAACCTGCACATCATGCTGCGATTCGAACTCGAAAAAGAAATGATAGCCGGTAGAATCAATTTCAAGGAATTGCCGGATATCTGGAATGCGAAAATGAAAGAGTATCTCGGAATCGTACCTTCGAACGATGCCGAAGGCGTTTTGCAAGACGTGCATTGGTCCGGCGGTTCGATAGGATATTTCCCTACATACACCCTCGGGAATCTCATCGCCGCACAACTCTGGTCTAAAATCAAAAACGAAATCCCCGACATCCGAGAACAAATACGCAAAGGGCAATTCGCTTCGCTATTGGAATGGCTGCGAAAAAATGTCCATGTACACGCAAACATTTATCTTCCCAAAGAACTCATTCGTAAAGTTACAGGAGAAGGCATCTCTACCAAACCCCTTTTGAGTTATCTCCACGAAAAATTCGATCCGATATATGGGCTGGCATAA
- a CDS encoding cysteine dioxygenase family protein, translating to MVTFTGKSTLIRALDDAVSLGNVHRVTEAVKQALKRLVAEKAFDLPEQFRKPIEGTYARRLLHRSPEYGYTALAMVWAPGQGTALHDHSGMWCVEGVLEGELEVVQYELLEKKNDLYYFAPKGSVFAGVGSAGSLIPPFEYHTISNCDPSRLAITLHVYGGEMDHCNIFEPVEGGGYKMLVKQLSYHD from the coding sequence ATGGTCACCTTCACCGGTAAGAGCACGCTTATTCGAGCCTTAGACGACGCAGTTTCTTTGGGGAATGTTCATCGGGTTACGGAAGCCGTAAAGCAGGCTCTCAAGCGTTTGGTCGCTGAAAAAGCGTTCGACCTCCCCGAGCAGTTTCGAAAGCCTATCGAAGGTACGTACGCTCGACGTCTTCTCCATCGAAGTCCTGAATACGGTTACACTGCTCTTGCGATGGTCTGGGCTCCGGGGCAAGGAACTGCTTTGCATGACCATTCTGGAATGTGGTGTGTGGAAGGGGTTTTAGAAGGGGAATTGGAAGTGGTTCAATACGAATTACTCGAGAAGAAAAACGATTTGTATTATTTCGCACCGAAGGGATCGGTTTTTGCGGGAGTGGGTAGTGCGGGCAGTCTAATCCCCCCCTTCGAGTATCACACGATTTCTAATTGCGACCCCTCTCGTTTAGCGATAACCCTTCATGTATACGGAGGTGAGATGGACCACTGCAACATTTTCGAGCCGGTAGAAGGTGGGGGATACAAGATGCTCGTGAAACAACTTTCGTATCACGATTGA
- a CDS encoding site-specific DNA-methyltransferase yields MKNPSIQIHYGDNLQVLSKLPDESFSLIYIDPPFNTGKVQARTQIKTVRDEKGDRTGFGGRRYRTIPVGKRAYIDIFDDYLEFLEPRICEAYRLLTPNGSFFFHIDYREVHYCKILIDSIFGRESFMNEIIWAYDYGARTQKKWSPKHDNILWYAKDPENYIFHYDEIDRIPYLAPGLVGPEKAARGKTPTDTWWNTIVSPGGKEKTGYPTQKPLSIISRIVRVHSNPGDWLLDFFAGSGTLGEAAVRLGRFCVLIDNNIEAIRVMMKRLAFANPGLYGITEKKLGISKEKNLFSKIT; encoded by the coding sequence ATGAAAAACCCATCCATCCAAATCCATTACGGTGACAATTTACAGGTTCTCTCTAAATTGCCTGACGAGTCCTTTTCTCTCATCTATATAGACCCGCCGTTCAATACAGGAAAAGTTCAGGCAAGGACGCAAATCAAAACGGTAAGAGACGAGAAAGGAGACCGTACAGGGTTCGGAGGAAGAAGGTATCGCACCATTCCCGTCGGCAAGCGTGCGTATATAGATATTTTCGATGATTACCTGGAATTTCTCGAGCCGCGCATCTGTGAGGCGTATCGTCTTTTGACCCCTAACGGCAGTTTTTTCTTTCACATCGATTATAGAGAAGTTCATTATTGCAAGATATTGATCGATTCAATATTCGGACGCGAATCCTTTATGAACGAAATCATTTGGGCGTACGATTACGGAGCGCGAACACAGAAAAAGTGGTCGCCTAAACACGACAACATCCTTTGGTATGCGAAAGATCCCGAAAATTACATTTTCCATTACGACGAAATAGACAGAATCCCTTACCTCGCACCGGGACTCGTGGGTCCCGAAAAGGCGGCAAGAGGAAAAACGCCAACGGATACTTGGTGGAATACGATTGTGAGTCCTGGGGGAAAGGAAAAAACCGGCTACCCAACGCAAAAACCTCTTAGTATTATTTCAAGAATTGTACGTGTTCATTCGAACCCTGGTGATTGGCTTCTTGACTTCTTTGCTGGAAGTGGGACTTTGGGTGAAGCTGCAGTTCGGCTTGGGCGCTTTTGTGTTTTGATTGACAATAACATCGAAGCGATTCGTGTTATGATGAAACGACTTGCTTTTGCGAATCCGGGACTTTATGGTATTACAGAAAAAAAATTGGGCATATCAAAAGAAAAAAACCTATTTTCTAAAATCACATGA
- a CDS encoding vitamin B12-dependent ribonucleotide reductase, protein MKIRRFYTKPGEGPYANISFTKRKSEIRNPDGTVVFSMDDVIVPSDWSQVATDILAHKYFRKAGVPKEDGTYGGENDARQVFHRLAGCWKDWGERYGYFDTQEDADAFYDELCAMMARQIGAPNSPQWFNTGLYYAYKIAGPPQGHYYVEPETGQVRMSQSAYERPQPHACFILSIKDDLVNPGGIMDLWLREARIFKYGSGVGTNFSTLRGENEPLSGGGKSSGLMSFLRVGDRSAGAIKSGGTTRRAAKMVCLDIDHPDIEEFVKWKVVEEQKVVSLVAGSKLAAYHLNQIMKACFENEKAENPFDPRENKVLREAIALAKAAQIPANYIQRVIQLAKEGYRSIEFPTYDTDWTSEAYRTVSGQNSNNSVRVTNDFLEAVQEDREWHLRWRTDRRVSKTVKAKDLWDEICYAAWMCADPGVQYDTTINEWHTCPEGGRIRASNPCSEYMFLDDTACNLASLNLAKFYDDETGEFDIEAYRHAIRLWTIVLEISVLMAQYPSEEVARNSFEYRTLGLGYANLGALLMRMGIPYDSPRGNAITGALTAILGGESYAVSAEMAAELSPFTHFEENREAMLRVIRNHRRAAYNASKEEYEGLSIKPVGIDPDECPTELLKAAREAWDRALELGEKHGYRNAQVTVLAPTGTIGLLMDCDTTGIEPDFALVKFKKLAGGGYFKVINQSVPIALRRLGYSMDEIDDIVKYCMGHATLVGSPAISHEELRQKGFTDEALERLEEALKTAFDLRFAFNQHVLGKEFCMSKLGFTEEQLNDWNFDMLKALGFSEEEIEKANLYVCGKMGIEGAPHLKPEHYPVFDCANRSGKNGTRFISTEGHIRQMAAAQPFISGAISKTINLPSFATVEDVRKAYMLSWKLGLKAVALYRDGSKLSQPLNTAADEVAAAIAEIDGEHTSIAQAAQKLVFRYIAKRRVLPARRKGYTQKARVGGHKVYLRTGEYEDGTLGEIFIDMHREGAAFRSLMNCFAIAISLGLQYGVPLEEFVDAFVFTRFEPNGVVTGHDHIKMATSVIDYLFRELAVTYLGRTDFMQVIHEDLRGDTIGRPAEEVPEFTEEEVVDEHHMSPHIPGQTWEDHTGKGFRVTHGSNGPSSKASVSNNPQTILPNVFLSGSDSASTLGGAQVQSTLYLSPVDDLSTKIHNARMKGYEGDPCSECGQFTLVRNGTCLKCVSCGATSGCS, encoded by the coding sequence ATGAAAATTCGACGCTTTTATACGAAACCTGGAGAGGGTCCGTACGCGAATATCTCGTTCACAAAAAGGAAATCTGAAATTCGCAATCCGGATGGAACCGTTGTGTTTTCCATGGATGATGTGATTGTTCCATCGGATTGGTCACAAGTTGCGACGGATATTCTGGCGCATAAGTACTTCCGCAAAGCAGGAGTTCCGAAAGAGGACGGAACATACGGGGGGGAAAATGACGCTCGACAGGTTTTTCATCGTTTAGCGGGTTGTTGGAAAGATTGGGGTGAACGATACGGGTATTTCGATACCCAAGAGGATGCGGATGCGTTTTACGATGAACTTTGTGCGATGATGGCGCGGCAAATCGGTGCGCCGAACAGCCCTCAATGGTTCAACACGGGATTGTATTACGCTTATAAAATCGCAGGCCCACCGCAAGGACATTATTATGTAGAACCGGAAACGGGCCAAGTGCGCATGAGTCAAAGCGCATACGAGCGTCCTCAGCCTCATGCTTGTTTCATTTTGTCCATCAAAGATGACCTCGTGAATCCTGGCGGCATTATGGACCTTTGGCTTCGCGAGGCGCGAATTTTCAAATATGGAAGCGGAGTCGGGACGAATTTCTCGACACTCCGTGGTGAAAACGAACCTTTGAGTGGGGGGGGTAAGTCGAGCGGATTGATGTCCTTTTTGCGCGTCGGTGACAGGAGCGCGGGTGCAATCAAATCCGGCGGAACGACACGACGTGCCGCGAAGATGGTGTGTTTGGATATAGACCATCCTGACATCGAAGAGTTCGTGAAATGGAAGGTCGTCGAAGAGCAAAAGGTGGTTTCTTTGGTTGCAGGTTCGAAACTTGCCGCTTATCACCTCAACCAAATCATGAAAGCATGTTTTGAAAATGAAAAAGCGGAGAATCCTTTCGACCCTCGAGAGAACAAGGTTTTGCGAGAAGCGATTGCCTTGGCGAAGGCTGCGCAAATCCCGGCTAATTATATTCAGCGAGTGATTCAACTCGCTAAAGAAGGATACAGGAGCATCGAATTTCCGACCTATGACACGGATTGGACTTCGGAAGCCTATCGCACGGTGAGTGGACAGAATTCGAACAATTCCGTTCGTGTTACGAACGATTTCTTGGAAGCCGTGCAAGAAGACCGCGAATGGCATTTGCGTTGGAGAACGGATAGACGCGTTTCGAAAACAGTTAAAGCGAAGGATTTGTGGGACGAGATATGTTATGCGGCGTGGATGTGCGCCGACCCTGGTGTTCAATACGACACGACGATTAACGAATGGCACACGTGTCCTGAGGGGGGGCGTATTCGTGCGAGCAATCCATGCAGCGAATATATGTTTTTGGACGATACGGCTTGCAATTTAGCCAGTTTGAATTTGGCGAAGTTCTATGATGACGAAACAGGCGAATTCGACATCGAGGCGTATCGTCATGCCATACGGTTGTGGACGATTGTGCTGGAAATCAGCGTGTTGATGGCGCAATATCCCAGCGAAGAAGTTGCGCGCAACTCGTTCGAATATCGCACGCTCGGATTGGGTTATGCGAATCTCGGTGCGCTTCTCATGCGCATGGGGATTCCTTACGATAGCCCACGAGGAAATGCGATAACAGGGGCATTGACGGCAATTTTAGGGGGGGAAAGTTACGCGGTTTCGGCGGAAATGGCTGCGGAACTCAGTCCTTTCACGCATTTCGAAGAAAATCGGGAAGCGATGCTTCGCGTGATTCGCAATCATCGCCGCGCTGCTTATAACGCATCGAAGGAAGAATACGAGGGACTTTCGATCAAGCCAGTCGGGATAGACCCGGACGAATGCCCTACGGAACTTCTCAAAGCGGCGAGGGAAGCCTGGGACCGCGCGTTAGAGCTGGGTGAAAAACACGGATATCGAAATGCGCAAGTTACCGTGCTCGCCCCCACCGGCACTATAGGACTATTGATGGATTGCGACACGACAGGTATCGAGCCGGATTTCGCGTTGGTGAAGTTCAAGAAACTCGCAGGGGGGGGATATTTCAAGGTCATCAACCAATCCGTTCCCATCGCTTTGAGACGGTTGGGCTACAGCATGGATGAAATTGACGATATCGTGAAATACTGCATGGGTCATGCTACGCTCGTGGGCTCCCCTGCGATTTCTCACGAGGAACTTCGTCAAAAAGGCTTTACGGACGAAGCGTTAGAACGCTTGGAAGAGGCCTTGAAAACCGCATTCGATTTGAGATTCGCCTTCAATCAGCATGTTTTGGGAAAGGAATTCTGTATGTCGAAACTGGGCTTTACAGAAGAGCAACTCAATGATTGGAATTTCGACATGCTCAAGGCGTTGGGTTTTTCCGAAGAAGAAATCGAAAAGGCGAATCTATATGTTTGCGGAAAAATGGGAATCGAAGGTGCTCCTCATTTGAAGCCGGAACATTATCCGGTTTTCGATTGCGCGAATCGAAGCGGTAAGAACGGTACGCGATTCATCTCGACGGAAGGACACATTCGACAAATGGCAGCAGCGCAACCGTTCATCTCCGGAGCGATTAGCAAAACCATCAATCTTCCTTCGTTTGCGACTGTGGAAGACGTGCGCAAAGCGTACATGCTTTCATGGAAGTTAGGTTTGAAAGCGGTTGCGCTATATCGAGACGGTTCGAAGTTGAGTCAGCCCCTCAATACAGCAGCGGACGAAGTAGCGGCGGCGATCGCTGAGATCGATGGAGAGCACACTTCCATCGCGCAAGCGGCACAGAAATTGGTGTTTCGTTATATTGCGAAACGCCGTGTTTTGCCTGCGCGACGCAAAGGGTATACGCAAAAGGCGCGAGTGGGGGGGCACAAAGTCTATCTGAGAACGGGAGAATACGAGGATGGAACACTCGGCGAAATTTTCATAGACATGCATCGAGAGGGGGCTGCGTTCCGAAGTTTGATGAACTGCTTCGCGATTGCGATTTCTCTCGGGTTGCAGTACGGTGTTCCTCTCGAAGAGTTCGTGGATGCGTTCGTGTTTACGCGTTTCGAACCGAACGGCGTAGTTACAGGACACGACCATATCAAAATGGCGACTTCCGTCATAGATTATCTTTTCCGAGAGTTGGCGGTTACGTATTTAGGACGAACGGATTTCATGCAGGTGATCCATGAAGATTTGCGCGGAGACACGATCGGTCGTCCTGCAGAGGAAGTGCCCGAATTCACAGAGGAAGAGGTCGTGGACGAACACCACATGTCTCCTCATATTCCGGGACAGACATGGGAAGACCATACGGGAAAGGGATTTCGAGTGACGCACGGCTCCAATGGTCCTTCTTCGAAAGCGTCGGTTTCTAATAACCCGCAGACCATCTTGCCGAATGTTTTTCTATCGGGTTCGGATTCCGCGAGTACATTGGGGGGGGCGCAGGTGCAGTCTACTTTGTATTTGAGTCCGGTGGATGATTTGAGCACGAAAATTCACAACGCTCGGATGAAAGGCTATGAAGGCGACCCCTGCAGCGAATGCGGCCAGTTCACATTGGTGCGAAATGGGACCTGCCTGAAATGCGTTTCGTGCGGAGCGACGAGCGGATGCAGCTAG
- the nrdR gene encoding transcriptional regulator NrdR yields the protein MTCPFCGCPDDKVIDSRPAREGAAIRRRRECVRCGKRFTTFEEVEQRTLVVVKKDGRREPFQIAKVLESMKVACRKRPIPTSVLQSAAEDVEKKLLENYDMEVPSVAIGEAVLEKLAEIDSVAYVRFASVYQEFEEPEEFGEIVKALTRRAKRKRDASLLTFSQKAQDSQ from the coding sequence ATGACCTGTCCGTTTTGTGGCTGCCCTGACGATAAGGTGATCGATTCCCGCCCCGCGCGGGAGGGTGCAGCGATTCGGCGGCGTAGAGAATGCGTGCGCTGCGGAAAGCGGTTCACCACTTTCGAGGAAGTCGAACAGCGGACTCTCGTCGTGGTGAAAAAAGATGGACGGCGCGAACCTTTTCAAATCGCAAAGGTGTTGGAAAGCATGAAGGTTGCGTGCAGAAAACGTCCCATCCCTACTTCCGTTTTGCAAAGCGCTGCAGAAGATGTCGAGAAGAAGCTTTTGGAGAACTACGATATGGAAGTTCCCTCGGTGGCAATCGGCGAAGCGGTATTAGAGAAGTTGGCGGAGATTGATTCGGTTGCTTATGTTCGATTCGCGAGTGTGTACCAAGAGTTCGAGGAGCCCGAGGAATTCGGTGAGATCGTGAAAGCGCTCACACGGCGCGCAAAAAGAAAACGTGATGCATCGTTGTTGACCTTTTCTCAAAAGGCACAGGATTCCCAATAA
- a CDS encoding aldehyde dehydrogenase family protein, whose product MIEFGSLICGKEEISGSWLDSYDPWTGEKLGRVAEATPEQIESALAIAEEAWENPPPLEERKAVVAQMAELVNEHRSWLVDLLIQETGKPKQFAIGEVERLERTFRLSTEITDELRDRPLDLSYDPRGEQFAGLWNRFPVGPILAFVPYNWPYNLAAHKLAPAMIAGCPILLKVSPLAPLCSFALGKLLIEAGAPKGFIAVMHISNENAQNALKHERIKMLSFTGSPRVGWMLKELAQKKKVLLELGGNAPVIVEADANLDLAAQRSAYSGYGYAGQVCISAQNVFVHRDVYNEFREKLIRYTEETVTGDPRKEDCVCGPLISEEAAKTIQEKIESAVKRGAKIIAQAKAEKHPRLLPPTLVENPPPDEPVFCEEIFGPVLTLNSYVELDSLIETLNRGRYRLQASLFTSNDSTADKAYRTLRYGALVCNESPSLRFDSMPYGGEGESGFGREGVRFALEEMTSPRTFLWRKK is encoded by the coding sequence ATGATCGAATTCGGCTCGCTCATTTGCGGAAAAGAGGAAATTTCTGGGAGTTGGCTCGATTCATACGACCCTTGGACAGGGGAAAAACTCGGTCGCGTAGCAGAAGCGACACCCGAACAAATCGAAAGTGCCTTAGCAATCGCCGAAGAGGCTTGGGAAAATCCTCCACCACTCGAAGAACGCAAAGCGGTCGTCGCGCAAATGGCAGAACTCGTCAACGAACATCGAAGTTGGTTGGTGGATTTATTAATTCAAGAAACGGGAAAACCGAAACAATTCGCAATCGGTGAAGTAGAACGATTAGAACGAACGTTCCGACTCTCCACCGAAATTACCGACGAACTCCGAGACCGACCACTCGATTTATCTTACGACCCGAGAGGTGAGCAATTCGCCGGGCTTTGGAATCGCTTTCCCGTCGGTCCGATTTTGGCATTCGTTCCGTACAATTGGCCTTACAATTTAGCGGCACACAAACTCGCGCCAGCAATGATTGCCGGATGCCCGATTCTGTTGAAGGTCAGCCCTCTCGCCCCCCTTTGTAGTTTCGCCCTCGGAAAACTGCTCATCGAAGCAGGAGCTCCGAAAGGTTTCATCGCCGTTATGCACATAAGCAACGAAAACGCACAAAACGCGCTCAAACACGAACGAATCAAAATGCTCAGTTTCACGGGAAGTCCGCGAGTCGGATGGATGCTCAAAGAACTCGCCCAAAAGAAAAAGGTGCTTTTAGAATTGGGGGGGAATGCGCCTGTCATCGTAGAGGCAGATGCAAATTTGGATTTGGCTGCCCAAAGAAGCGCATACAGTGGATACGGCTATGCGGGGCAAGTGTGCATTTCTGCGCAGAATGTTTTCGTTCATCGCGATGTTTATAACGAATTTCGAGAAAAGTTGATTCGTTACACGGAAGAAACCGTAACGGGCGACCCTCGCAAAGAGGATTGTGTTTGTGGGCCTCTCATTTCAGAAGAAGCCGCGAAAACTATCCAGGAAAAAATCGAAAGCGCAGTGAAAAGAGGAGCGAAAATCATCGCGCAAGCAAAAGCAGAAAAACATCCGCGCCTTCTCCCCCCCACATTGGTCGAGAATCCTCCTCCCGATGAGCCTGTCTTTTGCGAAGAAATTTTCGGCCCTGTTTTGACATTGAACTCTTACGTTGAATTAGATTCGCTCATCGAAACCCTCAATCGCGGTCGCTATCGCTTGCAGGCATCGCTTTTCACGAGCAACGATTCCACTGCAGACAAAGCGTATAGAACTCTGCGCTATGGGGCTCTGGTGTGCAACGAATCCCCTTCTTTGCGTTTCGACTCGATGCCATACGGAGGAGAGGGCGAAAGCGGCTTCGGCAGAGAAGGTGTTCGTTTCGCTTTGGAAGAAATGACCTCTCCCAGAACTTTTTTATGGCGAAAGAAATAA